In the Longimicrobiales bacterium genome, one interval contains:
- a CDS encoding deaminase: MSLIYKDGVPGNKHPLNVVEVGDDAVASVDRVERPPLFEVYMRMAEELAKRSTCARLQVGTVLTDANLEHVVSIGYNGNVRGFPNRCDSDEAGKCGCIHSEMNALVKAPGELRDKVAFLTASPCIMCAKLMVQANVAYVFYRETYRNPEGLDVLDKAGVTAVCYTRWKDSWR, translated from the coding sequence ATGTCGCTGATTTACAAGGATGGAGTTCCAGGCAACAAACATCCACTCAACGTTGTGGAGGTGGGTGACGATGCCGTTGCTAGTGTCGACCGCGTTGAGAGACCACCGCTTTTTGAAGTGTACATGCGCATGGCCGAGGAATTGGCGAAGCGGTCTACGTGTGCTCGGCTACAGGTGGGTACCGTGCTGACCGATGCGAACCTGGAACACGTCGTCTCGATCGGCTACAACGGCAATGTCCGGGGTTTCCCCAACCGGTGCGATTCGGACGAGGCCGGCAAGTGCGGCTGTATTCATTCTGAGATGAACGCCCTGGTTAAGGCGCCGGGTGAGTTACGGGACAAGGTCGCCTTCCTCACCGCGAGTCCCTGTATCATGTGCGCGAAGCTGATGGTCCAAGCCAATGTGGCCTACGTCTTCTACCGCGAGACCTATCGGAATCCAGAAGGACTCGACGTATTGGACAAAGCAGGGGTTACGGCGGTGTGTTACACCCGCTGGAAGGACTCCTGGCGTTAG
- a CDS encoding cupin domain-containing protein, with protein sequence MGMKSFNLLAEAEALTTLWSPKVVGRVNDSFVKVAKVQGEFVWHAHEHEDEMFLILKGRLRIEMDEGPIELGAGDAFVVPKGMRHNPVAQEECCLVLIEPVETTHTGDVVTERTKSIEEQLRED encoded by the coding sequence ATGGGAATGAAGTCGTTCAACCTCTTGGCCGAAGCCGAAGCCCTCACGACGCTCTGGTCTCCCAAGGTCGTCGGGCGTGTAAACGACTCCTTCGTGAAGGTCGCGAAGGTGCAAGGGGAATTCGTCTGGCATGCCCATGAGCATGAAGATGAGATGTTCCTCATCCTCAAGGGGCGACTGCGCATCGAGATGGACGAGGGTCCTATCGAACTCGGAGCCGGTGACGCGTTTGTCGTACCGAAGGGCATGCGGCACAATCCTGTCGCTCAAGAAGAGTGCTGCCTCGTGCTGATCGAGCCCGTAGAGACGACACACACGGGAGACGTGGTGACCGAGCGAACGAAGTCTATCGAAGAACAACTGAGAGAGGACTGA
- a CDS encoding fused MFS/spermidine synthase encodes MSDSIDTHPTETENTPDDSHELKSDATRVPVNRAGIFVLAFASGFAVLTIEIAGARLIAPVFGLSAVPWTAVIGVILTALAFGSHLGGRLADAGKVPLAAVLMVAAVTAALPIVGASFPWMARGVLGFIPGAVVSALFLFAPSVLCLGAVVPYLVQADTHDLGKVGRRAGDVSAAATAGSILGSFMTGFVLLPMFPLPVLMGLTAVLILFLAGLAGAVLGKRVPTQFLVLTALGVGTLAAAVSQLPVDTLLKKQTLYSSVAVTERNWGDGGGAVRELWQNGGSSSAEYVESGAPAHSYALASLQILQPVMNRVESALVLGGAALSLPVALERAHPGMRIDVVEIDPAVTELAEEYFAFRQVDYPTIRVIHDDARVFMRSSDTRYDLAYLDVFDHLLTVPWTMVTEEALRAMSERLGAEGLFMANVLSPLSGAGTAFLERFTYTLESVFPEVRIYRANPGYGLHVTQNLIIVAASQRSTLPGGEWVEAPVASVGPPLTDAWAPVEYLQAKIFLEGLGWE; translated from the coding sequence ATGTCTGACTCGATCGATACCCACCCGACCGAAACTGAAAACACGCCGGACGACTCGCACGAGCTCAAGTCCGACGCGACACGTGTACCCGTCAATCGCGCGGGGATCTTCGTGCTCGCATTCGCGTCTGGCTTCGCTGTCCTCACCATCGAAATTGCTGGCGCTCGACTGATCGCCCCGGTGTTTGGTTTGTCGGCGGTACCTTGGACTGCGGTAATTGGAGTGATCCTCACCGCCCTCGCCTTCGGAAGTCATCTAGGTGGGCGGTTGGCGGATGCCGGGAAGGTGCCATTGGCGGCGGTGCTCATGGTCGCCGCGGTCACTGCCGCGCTCCCCATCGTCGGAGCGAGCTTTCCCTGGATGGCTCGAGGTGTCCTCGGTTTCATTCCCGGCGCGGTGGTGAGCGCCTTGTTCCTCTTTGCACCGTCGGTTTTGTGCCTCGGGGCCGTAGTGCCCTATCTGGTGCAGGCCGACACGCATGACCTGGGCAAGGTAGGACGACGGGCTGGCGACGTGAGTGCGGCGGCCACAGCAGGGTCGATCCTGGGATCCTTCATGACCGGCTTTGTTCTCCTGCCCATGTTCCCGCTACCGGTCCTCATGGGCCTGACTGCTGTGCTGATTCTCTTTCTGGCTGGCCTTGCTGGGGCCGTGCTCGGAAAGCGTGTTCCAACCCAATTTTTGGTGTTGACGGCGCTCGGCGTGGGGACGTTGGCCGCCGCTGTTTCCCAACTTCCTGTGGACACGTTACTGAAGAAGCAGACCCTGTATTCGTCGGTCGCGGTTACAGAGCGGAACTGGGGTGATGGGGGCGGTGCCGTACGCGAGTTGTGGCAAAATGGCGGGTCCTCGTCTGCTGAGTACGTCGAGTCCGGGGCTCCGGCGCACTCCTATGCTCTGGCCAGCCTTCAGATTCTCCAGCCGGTGATGAATCGAGTGGAGTCGGCGCTGGTCTTGGGCGGGGCTGCGCTGTCGCTTCCCGTCGCGCTCGAGCGCGCACATCCGGGTATGCGAATCGACGTGGTCGAGATCGACCCGGCGGTGACAGAGTTGGCGGAGGAGTATTTTGCGTTCCGCCAGGTCGACTACCCGACCATCCGAGTCATTCACGACGACGCACGAGTGTTCATGCGGTCAAGTGACACCAGGTATGATCTTGCCTACCTCGATGTGTTCGACCATCTGCTCACGGTTCCGTGGACGATGGTGACCGAGGAAGCTCTGCGTGCGATGTCCGAACGGCTCGGAGCTGAGGGCCTCTTCATGGCGAATGTGTTGTCGCCGCTCAGCGGGGCCGGAACCGCCTTCCTTGAACGATTCACCTATACGCTCGAGTCGGTCTTTCCGGAGGTCCGCATTTACCGCGCGAACCCGGGATACGGTCTGCATGTGACGCAGAACCTCATCATAGTGGCGGCGAGTCAGCGCTCGACATTACCCGGAGGCGAGTGGGTTGAGGCGCCGGTCGCTTCTGTTGGACCACCGCTGACTGATGCTTGGGCCCCAGTCGAGTACCTTCAGGCAAAGATCTTCTTGGAGGGATTGGGATGGGAATGA
- a CDS encoding thioredoxin family protein, with protein MDDQRFQMAPTFERYLEVVEKNKDLWRGVYDRVRLPDDLVAEARTIPGDWYLVALSEDWCGDAVNTLPVIARLADESGWDLRVMSRDDNDDLMDSHLTNGRARSIPVVIIYDDDFNEIGWWGPRPGEIQAWLMDEGLSMPTPERYKHVRRWYVKDRGRSTLQELLGLLNRVA; from the coding sequence GTGGACGATCAGAGATTTCAGATGGCTCCGACCTTCGAGCGTTATCTCGAGGTCGTCGAGAAGAACAAGGATCTCTGGCGCGGCGTGTACGATCGTGTCCGACTACCGGACGACTTGGTCGCGGAAGCCCGGACCATTCCCGGAGATTGGTATCTGGTCGCGCTGTCGGAGGACTGGTGCGGTGACGCGGTGAACACACTTCCTGTGATCGCGCGTCTCGCCGATGAATCGGGATGGGACTTGAGAGTCATGTCGCGAGACGACAACGATGACCTGATGGACTCACACCTGACGAACGGACGTGCTCGCTCGATTCCAGTCGTGATCATCTACGACGACGACTTCAACGAGATCGGGTGGTGGGGCCCCCGGCCGGGGGAGATCCAGGCGTGGCTCATGGATGAAGGACTCTCCATGCCAACGCCGGAGCGTTATAAGCACGTTCGGCGTTGGTACGTGAAGGATCGTGGACGGAGCACACTTCAGGAATTGCTCGGTCTCTTGAATCGAGTTGCGTAG
- a CDS encoding M14 family zinc carboxypeptidase, with the protein MNVNTARGLHRSARSFLAAAVVAAVLAPAAQAQVAWSPAEEGYPRTAAELNGFTAHTRHLEMWDYLESLRAASTEMRLGTYGETRQGRELAYAVYSRPLVSEPWEAWALGRPIVVLAANVHGGERTFREGLLVLMRDLATPGTAANDLLDEVTIVIAPQINPDGFEASEFGSRGNSWGIDMNRDYVKLEQPSIANYIANVIGAWRPHMFVDGHNGGSRPYNLNYQCPSHADPAPEISLLCDQEIFPAIDAKLEAEGYKSFYYTGGDEYQWRVGGSQARIGRNYGGFVNSVGILFEAPSQLLEVGARAGYLGYLAVVEYAAEHGDRLTSVIDAARAETIAMGAEPRGDITVAMEYGPEDYTVDYELVPNGGRGIPPGDPVEIQQVTGAQIMKKPVVLATRERPWAYLLPREAKDAVAMLRRHGITVEQLSQTTSLEVQAYTVAGVTHERAYNHAAATKVEVGEVLTIQETFPAGTYVVPTAQYLGRLVAHMLEVETEDNVVYWNTMDGWIPREATPAGRGRGGRGGGQAQAARPPFVPIYKVMAPVALGTRVIR; encoded by the coding sequence ATGAACGTGAACACGGCCCGTGGCCTCCATCGATCTGCTCGCTCGTTCCTAGCTGCCGCGGTCGTCGCAGCAGTGCTGGCTCCCGCCGCCCAAGCTCAGGTGGCGTGGTCCCCGGCTGAGGAGGGGTATCCACGCACTGCCGCGGAGTTGAATGGGTTCACGGCGCACACTCGGCATCTAGAGATGTGGGACTACTTAGAGTCGCTTCGAGCGGCGTCTACCGAAATGCGCCTGGGGACGTATGGCGAGACTCGGCAGGGTAGAGAGTTAGCCTACGCCGTCTACAGTCGTCCGCTGGTGAGTGAGCCCTGGGAAGCATGGGCGCTCGGCCGGCCGATCGTCGTCCTGGCGGCGAACGTCCACGGCGGCGAGCGGACCTTCAGAGAGGGCTTGCTGGTTCTGATGCGCGACTTGGCCACGCCGGGCACCGCAGCCAACGACCTCCTCGACGAGGTGACGATCGTGATTGCGCCGCAGATCAATCCGGATGGATTCGAGGCGTCTGAGTTCGGTTCTCGTGGCAATTCGTGGGGCATCGACATGAACCGCGACTACGTGAAGCTCGAACAGCCCTCGATCGCCAACTACATCGCGAATGTGATCGGCGCATGGCGTCCGCACATGTTCGTTGATGGCCACAACGGTGGTTCGCGGCCGTACAACTTGAACTACCAGTGTCCCAGTCATGCGGATCCAGCACCGGAAATCTCTCTCCTCTGCGACCAGGAGATCTTCCCAGCGATCGATGCCAAGTTGGAGGCGGAGGGCTACAAGTCCTTCTACTACACCGGCGGTGATGAGTACCAGTGGCGTGTTGGTGGATCACAGGCGCGCATCGGACGCAACTACGGCGGCTTCGTGAATTCGGTCGGGATCTTGTTCGAGGCGCCGAGTCAGCTCCTCGAGGTCGGGGCCCGCGCCGGGTATCTCGGTTATTTGGCCGTTGTCGAGTATGCGGCTGAACATGGGGATCGCCTCACCTCTGTCATTGATGCCGCGCGGGCCGAGACGATCGCGATGGGCGCTGAGCCACGCGGTGATATCACCGTAGCGATGGAGTACGGGCCGGAAGATTACACGGTCGACTACGAGCTCGTGCCTAATGGCGGGCGCGGTATCCCTCCGGGTGATCCGGTAGAGATTCAGCAGGTCACCGGCGCCCAGATCATGAAGAAGCCCGTCGTGCTGGCGACCCGCGAGCGTCCATGGGCCTACCTACTCCCTCGTGAAGCGAAAGATGCGGTCGCGATGTTGCGACGACACGGAATCACGGTCGAGCAACTGAGCCAGACGACGTCCCTGGAGGTCCAGGCGTACACCGTCGCCGGGGTCACCCACGAACGGGCCTACAATCATGCGGCGGCTACCAAGGTCGAAGTGGGTGAGGTCCTGACGATCCAAGAGACGTTCCCCGCCGGCACGTATGTCGTTCCCACCGCGCAGTACCTGGGCCGCTTGGTTGCGCACATGCTCGAGGTCGAGACCGAGGACAACGTCGTGTACTGGAATACGATGGACGGATGGATTCCGAGGGAAGCGACTCCCGCTGGTCGGGGCAGGGGTGGACGCGGCGGCGGGCAGGCGCAGGCTGCCAGGCCTCCCTTTGTGCCGATCTATAAGGTGATGGCACCGGTGGCTCTGGGGACGCGAGTGATCCGGTAG
- the typA gene encoding translational GTPase TypA, translated as MPIRNIAIIAHVDHGKTTLVDQMFGQAGVFRENQAVQERVMDSNPLERERGITILAKNTAVQWNDVKINIVDTPGHADFGGEVERILRMVDGVVLLVDAAEGPMPQTRFVTRKALDLGILPMVVINKVDRHDSRPHEVHDEVLELFMDLEATDEQLDAPFLYAVGRDGWASESPEATGGDLKPLFDKIVEYFPAPQVDQNGPFQMLVSTLDYSSYVGRIAIGRIERGTVQVGERVALLALGEHGMVVDGSQAEEARVSKLYTFSGLDRIEVEEAKAGDIVALAGLDGVEIGKTVTDPEHRDRMMGIAVEEPTLSVDFTVNNSPFAGQSGKFVTTRQVRERLVKELERNVSLRVENTDQPDTFTVSGRGELHLTILMETMRREGFEFQVSRPRVITRKHESGELQEPYEEAVVEVPADLVGTVIEKLGGRKGEMTEMRPMGDSGTTRLRFRIPARGLFGYRSEFMTDTRGEGILHHQFHAWGGWAGPLKGRSRGVLVADRLGKSVGFALFNLQDRATMFVPPGVDCYGGMIVGENARSDDMDVNVSKEKKLTNMRTTSSDENIKLEPPRQLTLELALEFIEDDELIEVTPDSIRLRKRVLDPNMRKKAAKKVSQLA; from the coding sequence ATGCCAATCCGCAATATCGCGATCATCGCACACGTCGATCACGGAAAGACCACTCTCGTTGACCAGATGTTCGGTCAGGCAGGGGTCTTCCGTGAGAACCAGGCCGTCCAAGAGCGCGTGATGGACTCCAACCCGCTCGAGCGTGAGCGCGGGATCACCATCCTCGCCAAGAATACAGCTGTGCAGTGGAACGACGTGAAGATCAACATCGTCGACACACCGGGACACGCCGACTTCGGTGGTGAGGTCGAACGCATCCTCCGCATGGTGGACGGCGTCGTTCTTCTCGTGGATGCTGCGGAGGGTCCGATGCCGCAAACCCGCTTCGTGACGCGTAAGGCTCTGGATCTCGGCATCCTGCCCATGGTGGTGATCAACAAGGTCGATCGTCACGATTCGCGGCCGCACGAAGTGCACGACGAGGTACTCGAGCTCTTCATGGATCTCGAGGCGACCGACGAGCAGCTCGACGCTCCGTTCCTGTATGCGGTAGGCCGTGACGGCTGGGCATCTGAAAGCCCGGAGGCGACCGGGGGAGACCTCAAGCCACTTTTCGACAAGATCGTCGAGTACTTCCCGGCTCCCCAGGTGGACCAGAACGGGCCGTTCCAGATGCTCGTGTCGACGCTCGACTACTCGTCTTATGTCGGCCGGATCGCCATTGGGCGCATCGAGCGAGGCACTGTGCAGGTGGGAGAGCGCGTGGCGCTTCTCGCGCTCGGGGAACACGGCATGGTCGTGGACGGCTCCCAGGCAGAAGAAGCCCGTGTTTCGAAGCTCTACACCTTCAGTGGTCTGGATAGGATCGAGGTCGAGGAGGCGAAGGCGGGGGACATCGTTGCCCTGGCGGGACTCGACGGGGTCGAGATCGGCAAAACCGTCACCGATCCGGAGCACCGGGACCGCATGATGGGCATCGCGGTGGAGGAGCCGACGCTGTCGGTCGATTTTACCGTGAACAACTCTCCGTTTGCTGGACAGTCCGGAAAGTTCGTGACGACGCGGCAGGTCCGTGAGCGTCTCGTTAAGGAGCTGGAGCGCAACGTCTCGCTTCGGGTCGAGAATACCGATCAGCCGGACACATTTACGGTCAGCGGCCGTGGTGAACTCCACCTTACGATTCTCATGGAGACGATGCGCCGCGAGGGCTTCGAGTTCCAGGTGTCGCGTCCGCGCGTCATCACGAGAAAGCACGAGAGTGGTGAACTGCAGGAGCCGTATGAGGAGGCCGTGGTCGAAGTGCCGGCAGATTTGGTCGGCACCGTGATCGAAAAGCTTGGTGGTCGGAAGGGTGAGATGACCGAGATGCGCCCCATGGGTGATTCCGGCACGACGCGCCTCCGTTTCCGGATCCCGGCTCGCGGACTCTTCGGGTATCGCTCTGAGTTCATGACGGACACCCGCGGCGAAGGCATTCTGCACCACCAGTTCCACGCGTGGGGCGGTTGGGCTGGCCCGCTAAAGGGTCGCTCACGAGGCGTGCTCGTCGCGGACCGTTTGGGTAAGTCGGTCGGCTTCGCGCTGTTCAACCTTCAGGATCGCGCAACGATGTTCGTCCCGCCGGGTGTCGACTGCTACGGCGGTATGATTGTCGGTGAGAACGCACGTTCGGACGACATGGACGTCAACGTGAGCAAAGAGAAGAAGCTCACGAACATGCGCACCACGTCATCCGATGAGAACATCAAGCTCGAGCCGCCACGTCAGCTTACGCTGGAGTTAGCGCTCGAGTTCATCGAGGACGACGAGCTCATCGAGGTTACGCCGGACAGCATCCGTCTTCGGAAGCGCGTGCTCGATCCGAACATGCGTAAGAAGGCGGCCAAGAAGGTGAGCCAGCTGGCGTAA